From one Catellatospora sp. IY07-71 genomic stretch:
- a CDS encoding helix-turn-helix transcriptional regulator, which yields MPRRLVSVDPAFSLQLKALREQRGLSLRRLGQQVHCSHGYLWDLEVGKKQPSVSVAALLDAVLGGNGELSAMVREVSADNGGHKVTLDAGNTATGHGLEFAPDWRQGIAVAVDLWQEDVQRRNMLRAVGFSATAFMSPAMRWLVSPMDEHPSGDGDRLIGEPDIEMVKRITATYRTLDNQFGGGHVRESVVRFLDGEVAAMLRGRYNASTGQALFSAAAEATQLAGWASYDIGMNGLAQRYMIQALRLAYGAGDRALGAEILAAMSHQAAYLRASSHAVDLARAAGRVAAEAGIMAIEAESAVLEAQGHASGGDEAACAKALDRAERAFDKADRTRAPQWIGYFDESYLAAKFGHCFATLGRGDLAQRFAERSLDMDGRHYARGKQFNLALLATAHAQAGDLEQASAVGMQAVDAAEGLDSMRARDYLGELSDRLGKHVGLPAVRAFAERVRPVLTAV from the coding sequence ATGCCACGACGGCTGGTCTCGGTCGATCCGGCTTTTTCTCTACAGCTCAAGGCACTCCGTGAACAGCGAGGACTCTCGTTGCGTCGCCTTGGCCAGCAGGTGCATTGCTCTCATGGATATCTGTGGGACCTGGAAGTCGGCAAGAAGCAGCCAAGCGTTTCGGTCGCCGCACTACTGGATGCGGTGCTCGGCGGCAATGGTGAATTGTCAGCCATGGTGCGCGAGGTGTCAGCCGACAATGGCGGACATAAAGTAACCCTCGACGCTGGTAACACTGCGACTGGGCACGGGCTAGAGTTTGCGCCGGACTGGCGGCAGGGTATTGCCGTCGCCGTAGACCTTTGGCAGGAAGATGTGCAGCGGCGAAACATGCTCCGCGCGGTGGGATTCAGTGCTACAGCGTTTATGTCGCCTGCGATGCGGTGGCTTGTCTCGCCCATGGACGAACATCCTTCCGGCGACGGCGATCGGCTGATCGGCGAGCCGGACATCGAGATGGTCAAGCGGATCACCGCGACCTACCGCACGCTCGACAACCAGTTCGGCGGCGGTCACGTGCGAGAGAGCGTCGTGCGCTTCCTCGATGGCGAGGTAGCCGCGATGCTGCGGGGCCGTTACAACGCGAGTACCGGCCAGGCTTTGTTCTCAGCCGCAGCCGAGGCGACACAGTTGGCGGGGTGGGCGTCGTACGACATCGGCATGAACGGCCTCGCTCAGCGGTACATGATCCAAGCGTTGCGGCTGGCATACGGTGCCGGTGACCGTGCCCTGGGCGCGGAGATCCTGGCGGCGATGAGCCATCAGGCCGCCTACCTGCGGGCCTCTTCGCACGCCGTCGACCTCGCTCGTGCGGCGGGGCGCGTGGCGGCGGAAGCCGGGATCATGGCGATCGAGGCGGAGTCCGCGGTCCTGGAAGCGCAGGGCCACGCATCCGGCGGCGATGAGGCCGCCTGCGCTAAGGCCCTGGATCGAGCCGAGCGCGCGTTCGACAAGGCCGATCGCACCAGGGCACCGCAGTGGATCGGGTACTTCGATGAGTCGTACCTGGCGGCCAAGTTCGGCCACTGCTTCGCCACTCTCGGCAGGGGCGATCTCGCACAGCGGTTCGCCGAGCGCTCTCTCGACATGGACGGCCGGCATTACGCGCGCGGGAAGCAATTCAACCTGGCGTTGCTGGCGACCGCACACGCGCAGGCAGGCGACCTCGAGCAGGCGAGCGCTGTGGGAATGCAAGCGGTCGACGCGGCCGAAGGGCTGGACTCTATGCGCGCTCGCGACTACCTCGGTGAGCTGTCGGACCGGCTGGGCAAGCATGTCGGCCTGCCCGCCGTGCGCGCATTCGCCGAACGGGTCCGGCCTGTGCTCACTGCGGTCTAG
- a CDS encoding NUDIX hydrolase: protein MQVDGRRASEWTIHGERVVDDTRRAALSIADVELPNGVRFEQYVLRVPTAAMVIVVDDAERVLMMWRHRFILDRWVWELPGGYIDPDEDPALCAAREVEEETGWRPRSLEPLVTFQPMVGTIDQTNLVYLGRGADHVGTAPDINEAERVEWIPLDDVERRMRLGEIVGAGSVSGLLAVLLLRAQGKL, encoded by the coding sequence ATGCAGGTGGACGGGCGTCGGGCCAGCGAGTGGACGATTCACGGCGAACGGGTGGTCGACGACACCCGGCGTGCGGCGCTGAGCATCGCCGACGTCGAGCTGCCCAACGGAGTCCGCTTCGAGCAGTACGTACTCCGCGTGCCGACAGCAGCAATGGTGATCGTGGTCGATGACGCCGAGCGCGTGCTGATGATGTGGCGCCATCGCTTCATCCTCGACCGCTGGGTGTGGGAGCTACCCGGCGGATACATCGACCCTGACGAGGATCCGGCCCTGTGTGCGGCACGCGAGGTCGAGGAGGAGACCGGCTGGCGGCCACGGTCTCTTGAGCCGCTGGTGACCTTCCAGCCCATGGTAGGCACCATCGATCAGACAAACCTCGTCTACCTGGGCCGGGGCGCCGATCACGTCGGCACCGCACCTGACATCAACGAGGCCGAACGGGTCGAGTGGATCCCGCTCGACGACGTCGAACGGCGAATGCGCCTGGGCGAGATCGTCGGCGCGGGATCGGTTTCCGGCCTGCTTGCTGTCCTTCTACTGAGGGCGCAGGGCAAGCTCTAG
- a CDS encoding radical SAM protein has protein sequence MHQLIATPFLDDGHLILKPGSEQGMRIPVRHYEQLRDLSARHGPIPDWLVNAAVSGWGLRLRDEPVNQAVTVRQHSSYGYGRASWELNLGCNYDCEHCYLDIKRFEGLAWDQRVQLLHILRDAGVVWLQLTGGEPLIDKLFTETYTYAWDLGMMISISTNASRLWKPEILDLLRTRPAYHITISVYGATADSYDRLVRRRGAFDKFHRGLAAASEAGLTMNLNLVVTKTNDTEVDGMIALAEGFGLPYHVFSNMSPTIMGSARSLPAQSMPLLKARRPFTGCNAGHTFFHVDPHGMASICKVGRDPNIDLLAEGVEGLRRLGGIADGLLARTGGCSGCSVQGTCNTCMPLVRLYRQAKSPMERYCQHRESGEVIVNGTDSHSDPTGTGRGRAVPASAAAA, from the coding sequence GTGCATCAGCTCATCGCAACCCCGTTCCTCGACGACGGCCATCTCATCCTCAAACCCGGCAGCGAGCAGGGCATGCGCATTCCCGTCAGGCACTACGAGCAGCTTCGTGACCTGTCCGCGCGTCACGGCCCAATACCGGACTGGCTGGTCAACGCCGCGGTGAGCGGCTGGGGGCTGCGCCTGCGTGACGAGCCGGTCAACCAGGCCGTGACCGTGCGCCAGCACAGCAGTTACGGCTACGGGCGGGCGTCGTGGGAGCTCAACCTCGGCTGCAACTACGACTGCGAGCACTGCTACCTCGACATCAAGCGCTTCGAGGGCCTGGCCTGGGACCAGCGGGTCCAGCTCCTGCACATCCTGCGTGATGCCGGGGTGGTGTGGCTGCAGCTGACCGGCGGCGAGCCGCTGATCGACAAGCTGTTCACCGAGACCTACACGTACGCGTGGGACCTCGGCATGATGATCTCGATCTCGACCAACGCATCCCGGCTGTGGAAGCCGGAGATCCTCGACCTACTGCGCACCCGACCGGCGTACCACATCACGATCAGCGTCTATGGTGCCACGGCCGACAGCTACGACAGGCTCGTGCGCCGTCGCGGCGCGTTCGACAAGTTCCACCGGGGCCTGGCCGCCGCCAGCGAGGCCGGTCTGACCATGAACCTCAACCTCGTCGTCACAAAGACCAACGACACCGAGGTCGATGGCATGATCGCCCTCGCCGAGGGGTTCGGGCTGCCCTACCACGTGTTCTCGAACATGTCCCCGACGATCATGGGCAGTGCCCGGAGCCTGCCCGCGCAGTCGATGCCGCTGCTCAAGGCACGCAGGCCGTTCACCGGCTGCAACGCCGGGCACACGTTCTTCCACGTGGACCCGCACGGCATGGCGTCGATCTGCAAGGTCGGCCGGGATCCCAACATCGACCTCCTCGCCGAAGGCGTGGAGGGCCTGCGCCGACTCGGCGGCATCGCCGACGGCCTGCTCGCCAGGACCGGCGGGTGCAGCGGGTGCAGCGTGCAGGGCACGTGCAACACGTGCATGCCTCTGGTCCGGCTGTACCGGCAGGCGAAGTCACCGATGGAGCGCTACTGCCAGCACCGAGAAAGTGGGGAGGTGATTGTCAATGGCACCGACAGCCACAGCGACCCGACCGGCACCGGTCGTGGTCGCGCTGTCCCAGCGTCCGCAGCCGCGGCCTGA
- a CDS encoding discoidin domain-containing protein, which yields MGVHVLRAPAEHAGRRRPGDRHGGAVRAVQRLEQAGPVHRARRPHDRPGVAGHDPRRADQPGQCCHVGGDIDFDAAGNLYLSTGDDTNPFDSGGSAPIDERPDRNPAFDAQRTASNSNDLRGKVLRIKPGATGGYTIPAGNMFAPGTPNTRPEVYAMGFRNPFRMSVDKATGVVYLGDYGPDGGADPNRGPAGTVSFERITQPGFFGWPYCSNYNTPYHEYTFPSGPSLGLFNCAGGPTNNSRNNTGITTLPPSQTAWLPYGGAGPWRPELGGGGPMGGPVYNFNPALVSDVKFPASYNGRAFLGEFTSRWIKAATINANGTAGAIDPIPWSGTAIMDMEFGPDGALYVLDYGTTWFGGDANSAVYRIEYNSGGNRAPIAQATANPSTGAAPLTVQFSSAGSNDPDGDAITYAWDFTSNGSTDSTAANPSFTYAANGEYTATLTVRDTGGRISTASVVVGVGRPGIQIVVPGNGTVFQFGDLIPYEVRVTDPNVGTVDCNRVVVNYVLGHDSHGHPITSKNGCTGSIQTTVDGEHDAAANIFGVLAAVYTPPTGTAVQAQHVLQPRTRQAEHYSTMNGVQIAAKASAHGGNAVGYIENGDWISFTPYNLTGVTGFKARVASAGVGGTLTVRVGSPTGTVVSTVPVAPTGGWETWVDVTGTVTVPAGTQLLYLVFTGAATGSLFDIDDFTFTSGGTQPPTGTNLALNRPATASSVEGAYTASAAVDGSLTTRWGSAFADPQWIQVDLGQSYAINRVKLTWEAAYGSAYQIQTSPDGVTWTTARSITGGDGGVDDNTGLTATGRYVRINGTARGTAWGYSLFEFEVYGDSGPPPTTTNLALNKPATASSVEGAFTAPAAVDGSLTTRWGSAFADPQWIQVDLGQSYAINRVKLTWEAAYGSAYQIQTSANGTTWTTVRSVTGGNGGVDDNTALGATGRYVRINGTARGTAYGYSLFEFEVYS from the coding sequence GTGGGTGTACATGTACTACGCGCCCCCGCTGAGCACGCCGGGCGGCGACGCCCCGGCGACCGGCACGGCGGCGCAGTTCGCGCCGTTCAACGGCTCGAACAAGCTGGGCCGGTTCACCGTGCGCGACGACCACACGATCGACCCGGCGTCGCTGGTCACGATCCTCGACGTGCCGACCAGCCGGGGCAGTGCTGCCACGTCGGCGGTGACATCGACTTCGACGCGGCCGGCAACCTGTACCTGTCCACCGGCGACGACACGAACCCGTTCGACTCGGGCGGCTCCGCGCCGATCGACGAGCGGCCCGACCGCAACCCGGCGTTCGATGCGCAGCGCACCGCGAGCAACAGCAACGACCTGCGCGGCAAGGTGCTGCGGATCAAGCCGGGCGCGACCGGCGGCTACACCATCCCGGCCGGCAACATGTTCGCGCCGGGCACGCCCAACACCAGGCCCGAGGTGTACGCCATGGGCTTCCGCAACCCGTTCCGGATGAGCGTGGACAAGGCCACCGGGGTCGTCTACCTCGGTGACTACGGCCCCGACGGCGGCGCCGACCCGAACCGCGGACCGGCGGGCACGGTGTCGTTCGAGCGGATCACCCAGCCGGGCTTCTTCGGCTGGCCGTACTGCTCGAACTACAACACGCCGTACCACGAGTACACGTTCCCCAGCGGCCCGTCGCTCGGCCTGTTCAACTGCGCGGGCGGCCCGACGAACAACTCGCGCAACAACACGGGCATCACCACGCTCCCGCCGTCGCAGACGGCCTGGCTGCCGTACGGCGGCGCCGGGCCCTGGCGGCCCGAGCTGGGCGGCGGCGGCCCGATGGGCGGCCCGGTCTACAACTTCAACCCGGCGCTGGTCTCCGACGTGAAGTTCCCGGCCTCCTACAACGGCAGGGCCTTCCTCGGCGAGTTCACCAGCCGCTGGATCAAGGCCGCCACGATCAACGCCAACGGCACCGCCGGCGCGATCGACCCGATCCCATGGTCCGGGACCGCGATCATGGACATGGAGTTCGGGCCGGACGGTGCCCTGTACGTGCTCGACTACGGCACGACCTGGTTCGGCGGCGACGCCAACTCGGCCGTCTACCGCATCGAGTACAACAGCGGCGGCAACCGGGCGCCGATCGCCCAGGCCACGGCGAACCCGTCCACCGGGGCGGCACCGCTGACCGTGCAGTTCAGCTCGGCCGGCAGCAACGACCCGGACGGCGACGCGATCACGTACGCCTGGGACTTCACCAGCAACGGCAGCACCGACTCGACAGCGGCCAACCCGTCGTTCACCTACGCGGCCAACGGTGAGTACACCGCCACGCTGACGGTCCGCGACACCGGCGGCCGGATCTCGACGGCCAGCGTCGTCGTCGGCGTCGGCCGGCCGGGGATCCAGATCGTCGTCCCGGGCAACGGCACCGTGTTCCAGTTCGGCGACCTGATCCCCTACGAGGTGCGGGTCACCGACCCGAACGTCGGCACCGTCGACTGCAACCGGGTCGTGGTCAACTACGTCCTCGGCCACGACAGCCACGGACACCCCATCACCAGCAAGAACGGCTGCACCGGGTCGATCCAGACCACGGTCGACGGCGAGCACGACGCGGCCGCGAACATCTTCGGGGTGCTCGCCGCGGTGTACACCCCGCCGACCGGGACGGCGGTCCAGGCTCAGCACGTGCTGCAGCCGCGGACCCGGCAGGCGGAGCACTACAGCACGATGAACGGCGTCCAGATCGCCGCCAAGGCCAGCGCGCACGGCGGCAACGCCGTCGGCTACATCGAGAACGGCGACTGGATCTCGTTCACGCCGTACAACCTGACCGGCGTCACCGGTTTCAAGGCGCGCGTCGCCTCGGCCGGGGTGGGGGGCACGCTGACCGTACGGGTCGGCTCGCCCACCGGCACGGTCGTTTCCACGGTGCCGGTCGCCCCGACGGGCGGCTGGGAGACCTGGGTCGACGTGACCGGCACGGTGACCGTGCCGGCGGGGACGCAACTGCTGTACCTGGTGTTCACCGGCGCCGCCACCGGCTCGCTGTTCGACATCGACGATTTCACCTTCACCTCCGGCGGCACCCAGCCGCCGACGGGGACCAACCTCGCGCTGAACCGTCCGGCGACGGCGTCGAGCGTCGAGGGCGCCTACACGGCGTCGGCGGCGGTGGACGGTTCGCTGACCACGCGGTGGGGCAGCGCGTTCGCCGACCCGCAGTGGATCCAGGTCGACCTGGGTCAGTCGTACGCGATCAACCGGGTGAAGCTGACCTGGGAGGCCGCGTACGGTTCGGCGTACCAGATCCAGACCTCGCCCGACGGCGTGACCTGGACGACGGCGCGTTCGATCACCGGCGGCGACGGCGGTGTGGACGACAACACGGGGCTGACGGCCACCGGCCGGTACGTGCGGATCAACGGCACGGCCCGCGGCACCGCCTGGGGGTACTCACTGTTCGAGTTCGAGGTCTACGGTGACAGCGGCCCGCCGCCGACCACCACCAACCTCGCGCTGAACAAGCCGGCCACCGCATCCAGCGTCGAAGGCGCGTTCACGGCCCCGGCGGCGGTGGACGGTTCGCTGACCACGCGGTGGGGCAGCGCGTTCGCCGACCCGCAGTGGATCCAGGTCGACCTGGGTCAGTCGTACGCGATCAACCGGGTGAAGCTGACCTGGGAGGCCGCGTACGGCTCGGCGTACCAGATCCAGACCTCGGCCAACGGCACGACGTGGACGACGGTGCGGTCGGTGACCGGCGGCAACGGCGGGGTCGACGACAACACCGCACTCGGGGCCACCGGGCGGTACGTGCGGATCAACGGCACGGCCCGCGGCACCGCCTACGGATACTCGCTGTTCGAGTTCGAGGTGTACAGCTGA
- a CDS encoding thrombospondin type 3 repeat-containing protein — MTALVAALAVHVITPAAAVEEPAEKYSTLRLCDPTACYVAWSVVDSDHDGVCDADELQAGTDPYDPASRPGLELIAELLIDRKLPSFEYGLAAMVAVPAEIIEAREALGVDPLGAFPLHERGDALTRLGISEDQLSKFGISPEHSGFSLGVEGIGPDEQPGIRLTNIKTSLISAGAKDPRDHVFGGGVVDRYKDWFGRDVRVYGDGSKETITREKDGVSIEITDKEGNEVGTRTSHGESHMEGSTEVVHKDETVLDSDGNLLQSTSTEYRKNKDGSSTEVTVVTEYIRDEDGNLMGSTSTRTTERTSSSGATSTTTTTTVCDSTGKQCTSYTDGQKYVDPEQAYNVMVTQEDVDGVLRLRGAAVRVVEGWNAPDMDGDPENPNNPSTIMLIDGTVGELFLLTEPKRTAKAEPEYHPDLPSPRDAGTPPSGGGCEGLC, encoded by the coding sequence GTGACTGCCCTGGTGGCAGCCCTGGCAGTACATGTGATCACCCCGGCGGCCGCTGTCGAGGAGCCGGCCGAGAAGTACAGCACGCTGCGGCTGTGCGACCCGACCGCCTGCTACGTCGCCTGGTCGGTCGTCGACTCCGACCACGACGGGGTCTGCGACGCCGACGAGCTGCAGGCCGGCACCGACCCGTACGACCCGGCCAGCAGGCCCGGCCTGGAGCTGATCGCCGAGCTGCTCATCGACCGCAAGCTGCCGTCGTTCGAGTACGGGCTAGCCGCCATGGTGGCCGTTCCCGCCGAGATCATCGAGGCGCGCGAGGCGCTGGGCGTGGACCCGCTGGGGGCGTTCCCGCTCCACGAGCGCGGCGACGCGCTCACCCGGCTGGGCATCTCCGAGGACCAGCTGAGCAAGTTCGGCATCTCGCCCGAGCACAGCGGCTTCTCCCTCGGCGTGGAGGGCATCGGACCGGACGAGCAGCCGGGCATCCGGCTGACCAACATCAAGACCAGCCTGATCAGCGCCGGCGCGAAGGACCCGAGGGACCACGTCTTCGGGGGCGGGGTCGTCGACAGGTACAAGGACTGGTTCGGCAGGGACGTGCGCGTCTACGGCGACGGCTCCAAGGAGACCATCACCCGCGAGAAGGACGGCGTCAGCATCGAGATCACCGACAAGGAGGGCAATGAGGTAGGGACCAGGACCAGCCACGGCGAGAGCCACATGGAGGGCTCGACCGAGGTCGTGCACAAGGACGAGACCGTGCTGGACAGCGACGGCAACCTGCTGCAGTCGACGAGCACCGAGTACCGCAAGAACAAGGACGGTTCGTCGACGGAGGTCACCGTCGTGACGGAGTACATCCGCGATGAGGACGGAAACCTCATGGGCTCCACCTCCACCCGCACGACCGAGCGCACCTCCTCCAGCGGCGCGACCTCCACGACGACCACCACGACGGTCTGCGACTCCACCGGCAAGCAGTGCACCAGCTACACCGACGGCCAGAAGTACGTCGACCCGGAGCAGGCGTACAACGTGATGGTGACGCAGGAGGACGTCGACGGCGTGCTCCGCCTGCGCGGTGCGGCGGTCAGGGTGGTCGAGGGGTGGAACGCCCCGGACATGGACGGCGACCCGGAGAACCCGAACAACCCGTCGACGATCATGCTGATCGACGGCACCGTCGGCGAGCTGTTCCTGCTGACCGAGCCCAAGCGGACCGCCAAGGCCGAGCCGGAATATCACCCGGATCTGCCCAGCCCCAGGGACGCGGGTACGCCGCCCAGCGGCGGCGGGTGCGAAGGCCTCTGCTGA
- a CDS encoding GPP34 family phosphoprotein, whose protein sequence is MELPLTSQIYLLAYDTDKGKLTCNGYLGYILRAAALTELHLQGALADADGRPRATGAKVHDALLAEVLREIASAPKPKKWSWWVHHGQTPMFRAVQQRLADGRVVTTERYRILGIFPATRVKVHEHRAVARLRSAVSHTLNGGDPKPRDAALTALAATGEIRIAVSRAQTRQYAKRLDSLVAQAGPALPALRKVIRDHRAATESG, encoded by the coding sequence ATGGAGCTGCCCCTCACCTCGCAGATCTACCTGCTGGCCTACGACACCGACAAGGGCAAGCTGACCTGCAACGGCTACCTGGGCTACATCCTGCGCGCCGCGGCACTCACCGAGCTGCACCTGCAGGGCGCGCTGGCCGACGCCGACGGCAGGCCGCGCGCCACCGGCGCCAAGGTTCACGACGCCCTGCTGGCCGAGGTGCTGCGGGAGATCGCGTCCGCGCCCAAGCCGAAGAAGTGGTCCTGGTGGGTCCACCACGGGCAGACACCCATGTTCCGCGCAGTCCAGCAGCGGCTGGCCGACGGCCGCGTCGTCACCACCGAGCGCTACCGCATCCTGGGGATCTTCCCCGCCACCAGGGTCAAGGTCCACGAGCACCGTGCGGTCGCCCGGCTCCGCTCCGCCGTCAGCCACACACTCAACGGCGGCGACCCGAAGCCGCGCGACGCGGCGCTGACCGCCCTGGCCGCCACCGGCGAGATCCGGATCGCCGTCAGCCGGGCGCAGACCCGCCAGTACGCCAAACGCCTGGACTCCCTGGTCGCGCAGGCGGGCCCGGCCCTGCCCGCGCTGCGCAAGGTGATCCGCGACCACCGAGCGGCCACCGAGTCAGGGTGA
- a CDS encoding lipopolysaccharide assembly protein LapB: MIHEPIDPDDHTDWLVEQGRVDEAVTFLESRAVDGDWRDVDRLTGLLMENGRVEEAEAHWRAAIGAGLPGAYGGLADLLAVAGRTDEAVAGWRAAVEAGEPRARVHLAELLCRTGRAEEAIAEYGTAIAAGDAAAGAGLAKVYARAGRLDEAVRAYRSAIGAPGVSRWPLGALFEKFGRIDEAAAAYRAAVDAGEWHVRKDLARLLAAQGHLEEATRLIRVLLAEPGQNSAYRQLGWLLTEQRRFAEVEAEARRLKDANLIGLCHLLAGARQSANYHEDCPAGCEGGTRVVRHLPGHRDNVRRDPAG, from the coding sequence ATGATCCATGAGCCGATTGATCCGGACGATCACACCGACTGGCTGGTCGAACAGGGGCGGGTGGACGAAGCGGTTACGTTTCTCGAATCCCGGGCGGTCGACGGGGACTGGCGGGATGTGGATCGCCTGACCGGGCTGCTGATGGAGAACGGCCGCGTCGAGGAGGCGGAGGCGCACTGGCGGGCCGCCATCGGGGCCGGTCTGCCCGGGGCGTACGGCGGCCTCGCGGACCTGCTGGCGGTTGCCGGCCGCACGGACGAGGCTGTCGCCGGGTGGCGGGCGGCGGTGGAGGCGGGCGAGCCACGAGCCCGGGTCCACCTGGCCGAGCTGCTCTGCAGGACGGGTCGGGCCGAGGAGGCGATCGCCGAGTACGGCACGGCGATAGCGGCTGGTGACGCGGCGGCCGGCGCCGGGCTGGCCAAGGTCTACGCGCGGGCGGGCCGGCTGGATGAGGCGGTCCGCGCCTACCGGTCGGCGATCGGCGCGCCGGGTGTTTCTCGATGGCCGCTGGGCGCGCTGTTCGAGAAGTTCGGCCGCATCGACGAGGCGGCAGCCGCTTACCGGGCTGCCGTCGACGCGGGCGAGTGGCACGTTCGCAAGGATCTGGCGCGGTTGCTCGCGGCGCAGGGCCACTTGGAGGAGGCGACTCGGCTCATCCGGGTTCTGCTCGCCGAGCCGGGCCAGAACTCTGCCTACCGGCAGCTCGGCTGGCTGCTGACCGAGCAGCGGCGCTTCGCGGAGGTCGAGGCCGAGGCGCGTCGGCTGAAGGACGCCAACCTGATCGGGCTGTGTCATCTCCTCGCCGGGGCCCGTCAGTCCGCGAACTACCACGAGGACTGTCCAGCCGGCTGCGAGGGCGGCACCCGGGTGGTGCGGCACCTCCCGGGACACCGAGACAACGTGCGGCGGGACCCTGCCGGATGA
- a CDS encoding DUF5709 domain-containing protein — translation MARQDSYPHPVSDTEADGIPEYADQDSNAYDEVESVREADGRDPAPLPADREAGPLAVDEFSTTAGDGTDGEPLATRLAREEPDVLEEIDDGAPLRPADGSDTVEDEQPSFDRQLHDEAPVDPHLDSQVSMYERMGEDPLTGGLVGRLVAPDEGLESDTEGEAVAYDAGAAGGGASAEELAMHEVPLDEDGSVTGS, via the coding sequence ATGGCACGTCAGGACAGCTACCCGCATCCGGTTTCGGACACGGAGGCCGATGGCATACCGGAGTATGCCGACCAGGACTCCAACGCCTACGACGAGGTCGAATCCGTCCGCGAGGCCGACGGCCGGGATCCTGCGCCGCTGCCCGCCGACCGCGAAGCCGGCCCGCTGGCCGTGGACGAGTTCAGCACCACGGCCGGCGATGGGACAGACGGCGAACCGTTGGCAACCCGCCTCGCGCGGGAGGAGCCGGACGTCCTCGAAGAGATCGACGACGGTGCCCCGCTGAGGCCGGCCGACGGCTCCGACACCGTGGAGGACGAGCAACCCTCGTTCGACCGGCAGCTTCACGACGAGGCGCCCGTCGATCCGCACCTGGACTCTCAGGTCTCGATGTACGAGCGGATGGGCGAGGACCCGTTGACCGGCGGCCTCGTCGGCCGGCTCGTGGCGCCGGACGAAGGGCTGGAGTCCGACACCGAGGGCGAGGCCGTCGCCTACGACGCCGGCGCCGCGGGCGGTGGGGCCAGCGCCGAGGAACTCGCGATGCACGAGGTGCCGCTCGACGAGGACGGATCGGTCACGGGCAGCTGA